Below is a genomic region from Deltaproteobacteria bacterium.
GGCGGCGATGATTCGTACATCGATCTTCTCGCCTTTGGTGCTACCGAGAGGGCGCACCTCCTTTTCTTCCAACACCCGTAGCAGTTTGGCTTGCAGTAGAAGGGGCAGTTCACCTACCTCATCGAGTAGGAGTGTCCCACCGTGCGCTTCCATGAACAAGCCGCGCTTGTCCTGGCGTGCGTCAGTAAATGCCCCGCTCACATAGCCAAACAACTCGCTTTCTAACAGGTGCTCCGGAATCGCCGCACAGTTCACCGCGACACAATGAGCCTGCTTGCGCGCGCTCTGATAGTGTAGTGTCCGGGCAATCAAGTCCTTGCCGGTACCACTTTCTCCGGTCAGCAGCACACTCACCTGGCTGTCTTTCACCCGACTCATCAAGGTAAAGACATGTTGCATAGCCGCACTCTTGCCAATGATGTGATCGAAGTGATAGTGGCCGTCAACCTCACGCTGCAGTCGTTGCACTTCCGTGCGTAGGTGCCGCTCCTCCAGTGCCCGTTCAACCAGTAGTAACAAATCGTTATTGTCGAAGGGCTTCATCAGATAATAGAACGCCCCCAGTCGCATCGCCTCGACGGCGGTCTCGACCGTGCCAAAGGCCGTAATCATCACGACCGCAAGGTCAGCGTCGCGACGCTTGGCCTCTTGTAAGACCTCCATCCCTTGCATCTGCTTCATCATCAGATCGGTAATCAACACGTCAGGATGGGTCTTGTCGATAGCCGCTACTGCCTCGCACCCTGATTCGTAGCTCTCGACCGTGTAGCCGGCTTCGCGGAGAATTTCGCTCAAGAATAGGCCCATCTCTCGATCGTCGTCGACAATGAAGACATGCCCTCGGGGCCTGTGCGTACTGTGTTCCATAGATCATCTCGTCTCTGCATGCATCACGAGTTGTGCAGTAGCTCTGGGTTTCTCCCCGATGGGTACGGCTCCCATGAAGCCACCGCCCGTGCTACGAGCCTTTGCCACCGCGACCCGCCCCTGATGGCTCAGCACGAGATCTTGGCTGATCACCGAACCTCAGCCACGCCATTCGGCCAGATGTTTGGAGGTAAAAGACAGTGCAAAGATACGACCAAGATCGTGCGGTGCAATTCCGGGGCCGGGGTCGGCAGACATAACCGCAACCTAGCTGCAGGGAAAAGGCGACCAGGAGGACCACGACCGATGTAGGTTGCGTACGTGACGTAAGATTGTCCGAGTGAAGGCAGTTCATGCTTCGATCGTTCGACTGGGCTCAGGACTTCAGACCGAACGC
It encodes:
- a CDS encoding sigma-54-dependent Fis family transcriptional regulator, with the translated sequence MEHSTHRPRGHVFIVDDDREMGLFLSEILREAGYTVESYESGCEAVAAIDKTHPDVLITDLMMKQMQGMEVLQEAKRRDADLAVVMITAFGTVETAVEAMRLGAFYYLMKPFDNNDLLLLVERALEERHLRTEVQRLQREVDGHYHFDHIIGKSAAMQHVFTLMSRVKDSQVSVLLTGESGTGKDLIARTLHYQSARKQAHCVAVNCAAIPEHLLESELFGYVSGAFTDARQDKRGLFMEAHGGTLLLDEVGELPLLLQAKLLRVLEEKEVRPLGSTKGEKIDVRIIAATNRNLENAVAAGIFREDFYYRLNVVEINLPPLRERPEDLPLLIQHFMTRSSHAAQARRIAPDALRILLHYSWPGNVRELENTIERALVLCRAEEISKADLPERLTGSVSHALGLQTSLLRRASLADLEREYILLVSESVF